One window of Numenius arquata unplaced genomic scaffold, bNumArq3.hap1.1 HAP1_SCAFFOLD_98, whole genome shotgun sequence genomic DNA carries:
- the LOC141478980 gene encoding olfactory receptor 14J1-like, which yields MSNSSSITQFLLLAFADTRELQLLHFGLFLGIYLAALLGNALIITTIACDHRLHTPMYFFLLNLSVLDLGSISTTVPKAMANSLFDTRAISYWGCAAQLFFFLFFITAEYCLLTVMSYDRYVAICQPLHYGTLLGSRACVHMAAAAWGSGFLNALLHTANTFSLPLCQGNVLDQFFCEIPQILKLSCSQSYLREVGLLVVSACLAFGCFVSVVVSYVQIFRAVLRIPSEQGRHKAFSTCLPHLAVVSLFVSTAVFSHLKPPSISSTFLDLLVAVLYSVFSPAVNPLIYSMRNQELKEVIRNLISWIFFKRETFTTSFHK from the coding sequence atgtccaacagcagctccatcacccagttcctcctcctggcattcgcagacacacgggagctgcagctcttgcacttcgggctcttcctgggcatctacctggctgccctcctgggaaacgcactcatcatcaccaccatcgcctgtgaccaccgcctccacacccccatgtacttcttcctcctcaacctctccgttcttgacctgggctccatctccaccactgtccccaaagccatggccaattccctgtttgacaccagggccatctcctactggggatgtgctgcacagctcttcttctttctcttctttatcacagcagagtactgtcttctcaccgtcatgtcctacgatcgctacgttgccatctgccaacccctgcactacgggaccctcctgggcagcagagcttgtgtccacatggcagcagctgcctggggcagtgggtttctcaatgctctcctgcacacggccaatacattttccctacccctctgccagggcaatgtcctggaccagttcttctgtgaaatcccccagatcctcaagctctcctgctcacagtcctacctcagggaagttgggcttcttgtggtcagtgcctgtttagcatttggttgtttcgTTTCcgttgtggtgtcctatgtgcagatcttcagggccgtgctgaggatcccctctgagcagggacggcacaaagccttttccacgtgcctccctcacctggccgtggtctccctctttgtcagcactgcagtgttttcccacctgaagcccccctccatctcctccacattTCTAGACCTactggtggctgttctgtactcagtgttttctccggcagtgaaccccctcatctacagcatgaggaaccaggagctgaaggaggtCATTAGGAATCTGATTTCATGGATATTTTTCAAGAGGGAGACATTTACCACCTCTTTCCACAAATga